Proteins found in one Bremerella volcania genomic segment:
- a CDS encoding NADPH-dependent FMN reductase has product MSRPKILAFAGSARRDSFNKKLIQIAVKGAQEAGAEVTLLDLADFPMPLYDGDLEAEHGIPENVKTLKELFLAHQGLLLSCPEYNSSITPLLKNTIDWVSRPVEGEGRLAAYQGKVCALMSASPGALGGLRGLVHVRAILQNIGVIVLPKQMAISQANNAFADDGSLKDSQQQETTEGLGKSLCGFLEKLQ; this is encoded by the coding sequence ATGAGCCGACCGAAGATCCTCGCTTTCGCAGGAAGTGCCCGCCGCGATTCGTTCAACAAAAAGCTGATTCAAATCGCCGTGAAAGGGGCTCAAGAGGCTGGGGCCGAGGTCACACTGCTCGACCTGGCCGACTTTCCGATGCCGCTGTACGACGGCGACCTGGAAGCCGAGCATGGAATCCCAGAGAACGTCAAGACGTTGAAAGAGTTATTCCTGGCGCATCAGGGGTTGTTGCTGTCGTGTCCGGAATATAACAGTTCGATCACGCCTCTGCTTAAGAACACGATTGACTGGGTCTCGCGGCCAGTTGAAGGGGAAGGGCGACTGGCTGCGTACCAGGGTAAAGTGTGCGCGCTGATGAGTGCCTCGCCGGGGGCGCTAGGCGGACTGCGCGGGCTGGTCCACGTGCGAGCCATTCTGCAAAACATCGGGGTGATCGTGCTGCCCAAGCAGATGGCTATTTCGCAGGCTAATAATGCGTTTGCTGATGATGGTTCCCTCAAGGATTCCCAGCAGCAAGAAACGACTGAAGGTCTGGGAAAATCTTTGTGTGGTTTCTTAGAGAAACTGCAATAA
- the def gene encoding peptide deformylase, with product MQIIHFPHPTLRYKSKPVKRVDAELRGMIAEMFDLMYQARGIGLAANQVGIPLRFFIMNLAGEKGEGEELVFINPAINRGTGSDEAEEGCLSLPGVYGPVMRPAEIMFSAYMPNGEKFEQKVDGMFARCVQHETDHLDGVMFTDRMDEDSLYDIQPQIDQFELTFERLRGEGKLPTDQEIKKFQDELEKKYA from the coding sequence TTGCAGATTATTCACTTTCCTCACCCCACGCTGCGTTATAAATCGAAGCCTGTCAAACGCGTCGACGCGGAGCTTCGCGGCATGATTGCCGAGATGTTCGATCTGATGTACCAGGCTCGGGGAATCGGCCTGGCCGCCAACCAGGTTGGTATTCCGCTGCGGTTCTTCATCATGAACCTGGCCGGTGAAAAGGGAGAGGGGGAAGAACTGGTCTTCATCAATCCAGCCATCAACCGGGGAACCGGCTCGGACGAAGCGGAAGAAGGCTGTCTCAGCTTACCTGGCGTGTATGGCCCGGTGATGCGTCCGGCGGAAATCATGTTCAGCGCCTACATGCCCAATGGCGAGAAGTTCGAGCAGAAGGTCGACGGCATGTTTGCCCGCTGCGTTCAGCACGAGACCGACCATCTCGACGGGGTGATGTTCACCGACCGGATGGACGAAGACTCGCTGTACGACATCCAGCCGCAGATCGACCAATTCGAGCTGACCTTCGAACGATTGCGCGGCGAAGGGAAGCTGCCGACCGACCAGGAGATTAAGAAGTTCCAGGACGAACTTGAGAAAAAGTATGCTTAG
- the fmt gene encoding methionyl-tRNA formyltransferase, with translation MKIVMMGTGPFAVPTFEALIASEHEVACLFTQPVRSVHRRKSSIPTPMRDVANAHGIAIHDPVSVNTQESRQLLADLQPDLLVVCDYGQILKDFILATATYGGINLHGSILPKYRGAAPVNWAILSGDEETGITVIHMTPKLDGGPCLKVVRTPIGPTETTVELEPRLADLGVSAVLESIEMLLKHGPEGTPGKVQDQSLATKAPRLAKSDADVNWNEPAELIYNKFRAYQPWPGCFTHLEHQGKPPLRIILKEIRLLREPAPEGISPGSVSQVAEDRLYFAAKDGQIVVDSLQPAGKKPMQVADFVHGHHPQVGDRLLSESQLSPQE, from the coding sequence ATGAAAATCGTCATGATGGGGACTGGCCCGTTTGCGGTTCCCACCTTCGAGGCCTTGATTGCGAGCGAGCACGAAGTCGCTTGCCTCTTCACTCAGCCGGTGCGTTCGGTGCATCGGCGGAAGTCTTCGATACCGACACCGATGCGCGATGTGGCCAACGCGCATGGCATTGCCATCCATGATCCGGTCAGCGTGAATACCCAAGAGTCGCGGCAACTGCTGGCCGATCTTCAGCCGGATCTATTAGTCGTGTGCGACTACGGCCAGATCTTGAAGGACTTCATCCTCGCCACGGCGACCTACGGCGGCATCAACCTGCACGGTTCGATCTTGCCGAAGTATCGTGGCGCGGCGCCGGTGAACTGGGCGATTCTAAGTGGGGATGAAGAGACCGGCATCACGGTCATTCACATGACGCCCAAGCTCGACGGAGGACCTTGCTTGAAGGTCGTCCGTACGCCGATCGGTCCGACCGAAACGACCGTTGAACTGGAACCCCGCCTGGCTGATCTGGGCGTATCGGCCGTGCTCGAGTCGATCGAGATGCTGCTGAAGCATGGCCCCGAAGGGACACCGGGCAAGGTCCAGGATCAGTCCCTCGCCACCAAGGCACCGCGTCTGGCCAAGTCGGATGCGGACGTCAACTGGAACGAACCCGCTGAGCTGATCTACAACAAGTTCCGCGCGTATCAGCCGTGGCCAGGCTGCTTCACCCATCTCGAGCACCAGGGAAAGCCGCCGCTACGGATTATCCTTAAAGAGATCCGCCTGTTGCGCGAGCCAGCCCCGGAAGGAATTTCGCCCGGCTCGGTCTCGCAAGTGGCCGAAGATCGTCTCTATTTCGCGGCGAAGGATGGCCAGATCGTAGTCGACTCGCTGCAGCCAGCCGGTAAGAAACCGATGCAGGTAGCGGATTTCGTCCATGGTCACCATCCCCAGGTAGGCGATCGACTCCTATCGGAATCGCAGCTTTCGCCGCAAGAATAA
- a CDS encoding CDGSH iron-sulfur domain-containing protein: MSETKIRIRDNGPFLVEGPVTLEDSEGNSYTIDKPSIALCRCGHSDNKPFCDGKHKHCGFTSEDRANPA, encoded by the coding sequence ATGTCTGAAACCAAGATTCGCATCCGTGACAACGGCCCCTTTTTGGTCGAGGGACCGGTGACGCTCGAAGACTCCGAGGGCAACTCCTACACCATCGACAAGCCTAGCATCGCCCTGTGCCGCTGCGGCCATTCGGACAACAAGCCGTTTTGCGACGGCAAGCACAAGCATTGCGGATTCACTTCCGAAGATCGCGCCAACCCGGCCTAG
- a CDS encoding radical SAM protein — MNTHHLHTQHQRTFEGNRFVYPVLSRRSKGLSVGVNLNPDKICNFDCIYCQVDRRTESEVRFVESDRYFHELEEMLDLCASGEIFHTAKFAETPPHLRRVNDIAFSGDGEPTTYKNFDDLIERSAEIKRKHGLDDVKMVLITNATMFHRPHVQRGLEILDANQGEIWAKLDAGTAEYYRTIERTKIPFQRVLDNLLLAAKLRPIVIQSMFLKLLGESPNAEEIAAFCDRLNEITQGGGQIKLVQVYTVARKPAESIVTPLEDFEVDAIAQAVRDRTGLPAEVYYGSSDY, encoded by the coding sequence ATGAATACGCACCACCTCCACACCCAACACCAGCGCACGTTCGAAGGGAACCGGTTCGTCTACCCGGTCCTTTCTCGCCGGAGCAAGGGGCTATCGGTTGGTGTTAATTTAAATCCCGACAAGATCTGCAATTTCGATTGCATCTACTGCCAGGTCGATCGCCGCACTGAAAGCGAAGTCCGCTTCGTCGAAAGCGATCGTTACTTCCACGAACTGGAGGAAATGCTCGACCTGTGTGCGTCCGGCGAAATCTTTCACACGGCCAAGTTCGCCGAGACGCCGCCCCATCTGCGGCGCGTCAACGACATCGCATTCAGCGGCGATGGCGAGCCGACCACCTATAAAAACTTCGACGATCTGATCGAGCGCAGTGCCGAGATCAAGCGTAAGCATGGTCTCGACGACGTGAAGATGGTGCTGATTACCAACGCCACCATGTTTCATCGGCCGCACGTGCAGCGCGGTCTCGAGATCCTCGACGCCAACCAAGGCGAGATCTGGGCCAAGCTCGACGCCGGCACGGCAGAGTACTACCGCACCATCGAACGAACCAAGATTCCCTTTCAGCGGGTTCTCGATAACCTGCTGCTGGCCGCGAAGCTGCGTCCGATCGTCATTCAATCGATGTTCCTGAAACTGCTGGGCGAAAGCCCCAACGCCGAAGAGATTGCGGCCTTCTGCGATCGCTTGAACGAAATCACCCAAGGGGGCGGCCAGATCAAGCTGGTCCAGGTTTACACCGTGGCCCGCAAGCCGGCCGAGTCGATCGTCACGCCGCTCGAGGACTTTGAGGTCGACGCGATCGCCCAAGCTGTCCGCGATCGCACAGGACTACCAGCGGAAGTTTACTATGGCAGTTCGGACTACTAG
- the miaB gene encoding tRNA (N6-isopentenyl adenosine(37)-C2)-methylthiotransferase MiaB — protein MEKRLFIETVGCQMNMLDSELVVASLRKQGYVLTTKPEEADTLLFNTCSVRAQSENKTYSHLGMLRDLKEKNPEKVIGVMGCMAQNHQHKIFTRAPYVDLIVGPGQLHQIPSMIDKINAGQGKQIEVSLGRKDGTRDQITRSHESFDPLRDPEMRPTPFQAYVRIQIGCDKFCTYCIVPSVRGPEQGRSPEDILRESRHLAEHGTVEITLVGQTVNSYKATDSSGKLWRLADLLAELQEIEGLERIKFVTNYPKDMTRELLEAVRDLSKVSPYLHVPLQSGSDEVLKRMKRGYTVADYREMMARIREMVPGYAVSSDFIVGFCGETEEDFQKTVELVEECRFKNSFIFKYSQREGTRGADLFIDDIPHHVKQQRNNDLLAIQNRISLEDNQKLIGDTVHVLVEGPSKTALKKADEVENPHATQLIGRTHCDRIVVFDGNPRQIGKIMPVVVYDCHAHTLFGEVVTQQCGPELFALG, from the coding sequence ATGGAAAAACGTCTTTTTATTGAAACCGTGGGTTGTCAGATGAACATGCTCGATAGCGAGCTGGTCGTGGCCTCGCTCCGCAAGCAAGGTTACGTCCTGACGACCAAACCGGAAGAAGCCGATACCCTGCTCTTCAACACCTGCAGCGTGCGTGCTCAGTCGGAAAACAAGACGTACAGCCACCTCGGCATGCTGCGCGACCTGAAAGAGAAGAACCCCGAGAAGGTCATCGGCGTGATGGGCTGCATGGCCCAGAACCATCAGCACAAGATCTTCACCCGGGCACCCTACGTCGACCTGATCGTCGGGCCCGGCCAACTGCATCAGATTCCTTCGATGATCGACAAGATCAACGCCGGCCAGGGGAAGCAGATTGAAGTCAGCCTGGGGCGTAAGGATGGTACCCGCGATCAAATCACACGCAGCCACGAAAGCTTCGATCCGCTGCGCGATCCCGAGATGCGTCCCACTCCGTTTCAGGCCTACGTGCGAATTCAAATCGGCTGCGACAAGTTCTGCACGTACTGCATCGTGCCGAGCGTGCGCGGCCCCGAGCAGGGACGTTCGCCGGAAGACATCCTTCGCGAAAGCCGTCACCTGGCCGAGCACGGCACCGTCGAGATCACGCTCGTCGGTCAGACCGTCAACAGCTACAAGGCCACCGACTCAAGCGGCAAGCTCTGGCGACTGGCCGATCTGCTGGCTGAGCTGCAAGAGATTGAAGGACTCGAGCGCATCAAGTTCGTGACCAACTACCCGAAGGACATGACGCGGGAACTGCTGGAAGCGGTTCGCGATTTGAGCAAGGTCTCGCCGTATCTCCACGTGCCGCTGCAAAGTGGCTCGGACGAGGTCCTCAAGCGGATGAAACGCGGCTACACCGTGGCCGACTATCGCGAGATGATGGCCCGCATTCGCGAGATGGTGCCTGGCTACGCGGTCAGCAGTGACTTCATCGTCGGTTTCTGCGGCGAGACGGAAGAAGACTTCCAGAAGACGGTCGAGCTGGTCGAAGAGTGCCGTTTCAAGAATAGCTTCATCTTCAAGTACAGCCAGCGCGAAGGAACGCGCGGCGCGGACCTCTTCATCGATGACATACCGCATCACGTGAAGCAACAGCGCAACAACGACCTGCTGGCGATCCAGAATCGCATCAGCCTGGAAGACAACCAGAAGCTGATCGGCGACACGGTCCACGTGCTGGTCGAAGGTCCCAGCAAGACGGCCCTCAAGAAGGCGGATGAAGTCGAGAACCCGCACGCGACGCAGTTGATCGGACGCACGCACTGCGACCGGATCGTCGTCTTCGATGGTAACCCGCGACAGATCGGCAAGATCATGCCGGTGGTGGTTTACGATTGCCACGCGCATACGCTGTTCGGCGAAGTCGTCACGCAGCAGTGCGGCCCGGAACTCTTTGCCCTGGGTTAG
- a CDS encoding efflux RND transporter permease subunit: MQMRRPTFFERYALFILMAIFFLVPFALRGARLSLEQMRNDVKDWLPSDFAETSELDWFRDHFLGEQFVLISWEGCTADDQRLDYLARLLVPPPLTEEDKNKVPIDHRLPDFIGDELGLYYPGDDHQGWAGQNEKWFLGNDATWYYLLENGELYKWNGQSTVIGALSRAAERVFTGGNSADGDYVKKVHEEYYKKPKLLQARLFKSVTTGPDVLAQLAAPGGTLVRDDDPSPKDLEEAREKALSRLTGTLFGPDGEQTCLIVTLTDAGKVDLRRTMGHGVLGRPLGQLEELAIQAGVPLEELRLGGPPVDNVSIDEEGERTLARLVSFSVIIGLGLSYMCLRSIKLTIMVFFVGGISAVTSLSLIYWTAGRFIWWLDPTTDAVIMSMPAVVYVLGLSGAIHIVNYYKDVVNESGTLRNAPELTIAHGWYPCTIAAVTTAVGLGSLATSSITPIHKFGIFSAMGVLATLLLLFTYLPAALQMWPPNAAKKKGESKPIEPSAAGQWIRGIGDRIGDFIIAHNIKVALGCLAIFLFFAFGLQYLKTSVQLLKMFDDDARIIQDYAWLEDNLGKLVPMELVVRVEPEMLYYDEADPEKALNPLALKNENKVDPKFQYKFLERMEMAQRVANVVEEYLGPDGAELVGPPMSALTFAPELPDAGNSTASLSERYAYSKQLEASFNEFVKSDYLRVDKKNGAELWRVSLRLGALENIDYGNFVNDLKQVTEPIMDAYQARDRILAQIDKDRDGAGYVNAKVALLGVNYEAAKEAAAGKSEHHDRYGHLDATKVFSETLRDLLVNARIKLLDHDPNVHSQERLDYILNNNRGHADYVVLVEPNAIYDMGAISDNANIKGTFDVTAHEYTGKEIPRMYSDDRPPVSLVYTGVVPVVYKAARTLLTNLIESTVWAFALIALVMMLVLKSFRAGLISMLPNVFPICIVFGFMSWTGIEVDIGTMMTASVAMGVAVDDTVHFLTWFRWGLDEGYTRSHAIKEAYNRCAMAMFQTTIIGGLGLAVFAFSTFTPTQRFGYLMVSLLAVALIGDLVFLPALLAGPLGRVFRPDRKARSNREHDDDAAETPSEEPSAESESPAAASEEMEEPRVYPVHGRSRPA, translated from the coding sequence ATGCAGATGCGTCGACCAACATTCTTCGAGCGTTACGCTCTGTTCATTTTGATGGCGATCTTCTTCCTCGTGCCGTTCGCGCTGCGCGGGGCACGATTGTCGCTGGAACAGATGAGGAATGACGTGAAGGACTGGCTTCCCAGTGACTTCGCGGAAACCTCAGAACTCGATTGGTTCCGCGATCACTTCCTGGGCGAGCAGTTCGTTCTGATCAGCTGGGAAGGCTGCACCGCCGACGATCAGCGTCTCGACTATCTCGCGCGGCTCTTGGTACCTCCGCCGCTGACCGAAGAAGACAAGAACAAAGTTCCCATCGATCATCGCTTGCCTGACTTCATCGGAGATGAACTGGGGCTTTATTACCCTGGCGACGATCACCAAGGGTGGGCCGGCCAGAACGAGAAGTGGTTTCTGGGGAATGACGCGACCTGGTACTACCTGCTGGAAAATGGCGAGCTCTACAAGTGGAATGGCCAGAGCACCGTGATCGGTGCACTGAGCCGCGCCGCCGAGCGCGTCTTCACTGGAGGCAACTCGGCCGATGGCGACTATGTAAAGAAGGTCCACGAAGAGTACTACAAGAAACCAAAGCTGCTGCAAGCGCGGCTCTTCAAATCAGTAACGACCGGGCCTGATGTTCTGGCCCAGCTGGCTGCCCCTGGCGGCACGCTCGTTCGCGACGACGACCCGAGCCCCAAGGATCTGGAAGAAGCCCGCGAGAAAGCCCTCAGCCGTTTGACCGGCACGCTCTTCGGTCCCGATGGCGAGCAGACCTGCTTGATCGTTACCCTGACCGATGCCGGCAAGGTCGATCTGCGCCGCACGATGGGACACGGCGTGCTGGGCCGTCCGCTGGGTCAATTGGAAGAACTGGCCATTCAGGCTGGCGTCCCGCTGGAAGAACTTCGCCTGGGCGGTCCCCCGGTCGATAACGTTTCGATCGACGAAGAAGGGGAACGGACGCTGGCCCGCCTGGTCAGCTTCAGCGTGATTATCGGGCTGGGTCTTTCGTACATGTGCTTGCGGAGCATCAAGCTGACGATCATGGTCTTCTTCGTCGGCGGGATCAGCGCGGTGACGAGTCTATCGCTGATTTACTGGACCGCGGGCCGTTTCATCTGGTGGCTCGATCCAACCACCGACGCCGTGATCATGTCGATGCCGGCGGTCGTGTACGTGCTGGGCTTATCGGGTGCCATCCATATCGTGAACTACTACAAGGACGTGGTGAACGAGTCCGGCACTCTGCGGAACGCCCCGGAGCTGACGATCGCTCACGGTTGGTATCCCTGCACGATCGCCGCGGTCACCACCGCCGTGGGTTTGGGATCGCTGGCCACCAGTAGCATCACGCCGATTCACAAGTTCGGGATCTTCTCGGCGATGGGCGTTCTGGCGACGCTCTTGCTGCTGTTCACCTACCTGCCGGCGGCGCTGCAGATGTGGCCCCCCAATGCCGCGAAGAAGAAGGGGGAATCGAAGCCGATCGAACCTTCCGCGGCGGGACAATGGATTCGCGGAATTGGGGATCGAATCGGCGACTTCATCATCGCGCACAACATCAAGGTCGCCCTGGGCTGCCTAGCGATCTTCCTCTTCTTTGCGTTCGGACTTCAGTATCTGAAGACCTCCGTTCAGCTGCTGAAGATGTTCGACGACGATGCCCGCATCATCCAGGACTATGCCTGGCTGGAAGATAACCTCGGCAAGCTGGTTCCCATGGAACTAGTCGTCCGCGTCGAGCCGGAGATGCTGTACTACGATGAAGCCGATCCAGAGAAGGCCCTCAACCCGCTGGCCCTGAAAAACGAAAACAAGGTCGATCCGAAGTTCCAGTACAAGTTTCTCGAACGCATGGAGATGGCCCAGCGTGTGGCCAACGTGGTCGAAGAATACCTCGGCCCCGACGGTGCCGAACTGGTCGGGCCGCCGATGTCGGCACTGACGTTCGCCCCGGAACTTCCCGATGCCGGCAACAGCACGGCCTCGCTGTCAGAGCGTTATGCCTACAGCAAGCAACTGGAAGCTTCGTTCAACGAGTTCGTGAAGTCCGATTACCTGCGCGTCGACAAGAAGAACGGCGCCGAGTTGTGGCGAGTCAGTCTGCGACTGGGGGCTTTGGAAAACATCGACTACGGCAACTTCGTCAACGACCTGAAGCAGGTCACCGAGCCGATCATGGATGCCTACCAGGCCCGTGATCGCATTCTGGCCCAGATCGACAAGGACCGAGACGGCGCCGGATACGTCAACGCCAAGGTCGCGTTATTGGGCGTCAACTACGAGGCCGCGAAAGAAGCGGCTGCCGGCAAGTCTGAACATCACGATCGCTACGGGCACCTCGACGCGACGAAGGTGTTTTCCGAAACGCTACGAGACTTGCTGGTCAATGCTCGTATCAAGTTATTGGATCACGATCCGAACGTGCATAGCCAGGAGCGTCTGGACTACATCCTGAACAACAACCGCGGTCATGCGGACTATGTCGTTCTCGTCGAACCCAACGCGATCTACGACATGGGGGCGATTTCCGACAACGCTAATATCAAGGGGACCTTCGACGTCACCGCGCACGAGTACACCGGGAAAGAGATTCCCCGGATGTACAGCGACGATCGTCCCCCGGTTTCGCTGGTCTATACAGGCGTCGTTCCGGTCGTTTACAAGGCGGCCCGTACGCTGCTGACCAACCTGATCGAAAGCACGGTCTGGGCGTTTGCCTTGATCGCGTTGGTGATGATGTTGGTTCTCAAGAGCTTCCGAGCCGGTCTCATTTCGATGCTGCCGAACGTCTTTCCGATTTGCATCGTGTTCGGCTTTATGAGTTGGACCGGGATCGAAGTCGACATCGGTACGATGATGACCGCCAGCGTGGCGATGGGCGTGGCGGTGGACGATACGGTCCACTTCCTGACCTGGTTCCGCTGGGGTCTGGATGAAGGTTACACGCGATCGCACGCCATTAAAGAAGCGTACAACCGCTGTGCGATGGCCATGTTCCAGACGACGATCATCGGTGGTCTGGGGCTTGCCGTGTTCGCTTTCAGCACGTTTACCCCGACGCAGCGGTTTGGTTACCTGATGGTCTCGCTATTGGCGGTGGCCCTGATTGGTGACCTGGTATTCCTGCCGGCCCTGCTGGCCGGCCCGCTAGGACGAGTCTTCCGTCCCGATCGTAAGGCCCGCAGCAACCGAGAACACGACGATGACGCTGCGGAAACACCCTCGGAAGAGCCATCGGCTGAAAGCGAATCCCCGGCAGCCGCTTCCGAGGAAATGGAAGAACCGCGTGTCTACCCAGTGCACGGCCGCAGCCGGCCTGCGTAG